CCCCGAAAAGTGCACCAAGACGTGGCGATCGACACTCAACCTCTGCTGAATTTTCGTTTGCAAACGACCAGCGCGCGAGACCGCCGGAATGCGCCGACGGCCGCTTGGCCTATACGCGCCGCGCGCCGCGCCGCGCGCGCGCTGAAGCGCCAAACCCCCGTTCTTATTGCTCTTCTTGCGGTCGGCCTGCTGCTCGGCGTCGGCTATTTCATGTTGGCGCAAGCCCCCCTCGCGACCGCGCTCGGGAGCGGTGCGAGCTTTGGGCTGGCTGCTGGCGGCTTGCTGGCGCTGGCGCGTGAGCTTGGCCGCAACGCCATCGGGCTCTCGAGTTTTGGCGGTAAAAACAAGTATCCGATCCTCGGTGCGGCGCCCGATTTGTCAGCGCAGACGCTTCGCGATCTGGCGCCAGATCAGCGCACGCCGCTCGGCTGCTTGCTGCATCAACCCGCCGCCGGCTTCGCCACTGCGTTTCGCGATCTCGAAAAAACGCTGTCAAACAAGCAATTGGTGGCGTTCGTTGGCCCCGCTCCGGAAGAAGGCGCAACCACTGCGGCGCTTGCGGTCGCGGTAACCGCCGCACAACAAGGCCGCCGCGTCATCGCCGT
This portion of the alpha proteobacterium U9-1i genome encodes:
- a CDS encoding tyrosine-protein kinase EpsD, coding for MAIDTQPLLNFRLQTTSARDRRNAPTAAWPIRAARRAARALKRQTPVLIALLAVGLLLGVGYFMLAQAPLATALGSGASFGLAAGGLLALARELGRNAIGLSSFGGKNKYPILGAAPDLSAQTLRDLAPDQRTPLGCLLHQPAAGFATAFRDLEKTLSNKQLVAFVGPAPEEGATTAALAVAVTAAQQGRRVIAVDCDLGRRSLTRAIEADPERGVADAVAAPESWRDFLTQEAESGLDVLPAGRTRNVWRSPFDGPGFETLMDKLREDYDLIVLDCPPTLNADGAIVARSADRCVIVTTWDETPIGALNDALRALGRSGPEHTSVFVNRVPSRYALARS